A window of the Miscanthus floridulus cultivar M001 chromosome 14, ASM1932011v1, whole genome shotgun sequence genome harbors these coding sequences:
- the LOC136504427 gene encoding nuclear transcription factor Y subunit A-10-like, protein MMSFRSTHEGAGFGHAAASGAPLPWWAGPTAAPMLCGEPLGLGRSVASLSPEDHCRDGRFQVLPGPLDPPVPSLKAPAAQQPERGLPELLNLSVAHQGKGKKGSEHSATVALQSPFAIYNGRFELGLGQSMISADNSYADQHYGLLSPYPMGATPGGRMLIPLNMPTEAPIYVNAKQYDAIMRRRRARAKAERENRLVKARKPYLHESRHQHALHRPRGSGGRFLNTKKESNGKDAGGGSKATFSNPLMRQVASPSSEIQQSDLGNPSSVSSLSGSEVSSMYDREDMDHYHSLDHLRTPFFTPLPSIMDSDHGVVGNPFKWAAASEVCCDLLKA, encoded by the exons ATGATGAGCTTCAGGAGCACCCATGAGGGGGCCGGGTTCGGCCACGCCGCCGCCAGCGGAGCGCCGTTGCCGTGGTGGGCAGGGCCGACGGCGGCCCCGATGCTGTGCGGCGAGCCGTTGGGCCTGGGAAGGTCGGTCGCGTCCCTGTCGCCGGAGGACCACTGCCGGGATGGCCGCTTCCAGGTCCTCCCGGGACCGCTGGATCCTCCCGTGCCGTCGCTCAAGGCTCCTGCGgcgcagcagccggagagggggCTCCCTGAACTCCTCAACCTCTCCGTGGCTCATCAAG GTAAAGGGAAGAAAGGTTCTGAGCACTCTGCCACTGTTGCTTTGCAATCACCATTTGCAATATACAATGGTCGTTTTGAGTTGGGCCTTGGTCAATCAATG ATTTCTGCTGATAATTCTTATGCTGACCAACACTATGGCCTGCTTTCTCCTTATCCAATGGGGGCAACG CCTGGAGGTCGTATGCTTATACCACTGAATATGCCAACAGAAGCACCAATTTATGTGAATGCTAAGCAATATGACGCTATTATGCGTCGACGCCGTGCCCGTGCCAAAGCAGAGAGGGAAAATAGGCTGGTCAAAGCCAGAAAG CCATATCTCCATGAGTCACGCCATCAGCATGCACTGCATCGCCCACGAGGCTCTGGTGGACGTTTCCTGAACACAAAGAAAGAATCCAACGGGAAGGATGCTGGTGGAGGCAGCAAGGCAACGTTCAGCAACCCCCTCATGCGCCAGGTGGCGTCTCCAAGTTCAGAGATCCAGCAGTCAGACCTGGGCAACCCGAGCAGCGTCTCCAGCCTGTCGGGTTCGGAGGTGTCAAGCATGTACGATCGTGAAGACATGGATCACTACCACAGCTTGGATCACCTCCGCACGCCCTTCTTCACCCCGCTCCCGAGCATCATGGACAGCGATCATGGGGTCGTCGGTAACCCCTTCAAATGGGCAGCAGCCTCTGAAGTCTGCTGCGACCTCCTGAAAGCATGA